A section of the Longimicrobiales bacterium genome encodes:
- a CDS encoding GTP-binding protein — translation MGKAQFERTKPHVNVGTIGHVDHGKTTLTAAITLTQSKKHGGDA, via the coding sequence ATGGGTAAGGCACAATTCGAGCGGACGAAACCACACGTCAACGTGGGCACGATTGGTCACGTTGATCATGGTAAAACGACGCTGACAGCAGCGATCACGCTCACTCAATCCAAGAAGCATGGCGGAGACGCGG